Proteins found in one Diorhabda sublineata isolate icDioSubl1.1 chromosome 9, icDioSubl1.1, whole genome shotgun sequence genomic segment:
- the LOC130449089 gene encoding F-box/WD repeat-containing protein 4, producing the protein MTSGFSLDQLSTELLIKIFSYVDIKDLCHLTVTCKRFKEIISTWDKVIVKFKRLPAVTNQTNEIFLSRCFKPLNNLDKLRISKNWQMARYCESNLLYSRKKYIPYLKISDRFLWMSRGDEIKCYQRNETGIITEKSFYTLKGATNADIVNFQLRNNLIVGGLRDGTMRIHDLKNRNAIYELDNWHHTDINSVDIDRFGCIIVSGERNGIINIVKILDGQLINDSLTKIVCPDRIWKISLSDENKLAVGTSGNEHPSSLFIYDITRQNKDHVELFNENRVVGSGILDIRWDGPQILWTCGYDSVLKRWDLRTGKSEQNFFDPFGSVLYCLDYDYVNTIMTGVNMHGRIVLWDIRQRRAVQMYYMESCRKGYNGSSPVYSLAFDSEFLFSTTDKHLNVLNFSSYDQTHSNDYTFFF; encoded by the exons atgacTTCGGGATTTTCTTTAGATCAGCTATCAACAGAAttacttattaaaattttttcctatGTAGATATTAAAGATTTGTGTCATTTAACTGTGACCTGCAAaagatttaaagaaattatatcaACATGGGATAAAGTGATTGTTAAATTTAAACGTCTTCCGGCAGTTACTAATCAAACGAACGAAATATTTCTTTCGAG gtGTTTCAAACCActaaataatttagataaacttagaatttcgaaaaattggCAAATGGCAAGATATTGCGAAAGTAATTTATTGTAtagcagaaaaaaatatattccgtaTCTTAAAATATCAGATAGGTTTTTGTGGATGAGTCGTGGagatgaaataaaatgttatcaGAGAAACGAAACTGGTATAATtactgaaaaatcattttacACTTTGAAAGGCGCAACTAATGCCGATATCGTAAATTTTCAACTAAGAAATAATCTAATTGTAGGTGGTTTAAG AGATGGAACTATGAGGATACACGACTTGAAAAATCGAAATGCTATTTATGAACTCGACAACTGGCATCATACAGATATAAATTCTGTAGATATTGATAGATTTGGATGTATAATTGTATCCGGAGAAAGAAAtggtataataaatattgttaaaatactTGATGGACAATTAATAAATGATTCTTTAACAAAAATCGTCTGTCCCGATCGTATATGGAAAATTAGTTTATCAGACGAAAATAAATTAGCTGTGGGTACCTCGGGAAACGAACATCCTAGTTCTCTATTTATTTATGACATAACGAg ACAAAATAAGGACCACGttgaattatttaatgaaaatagagTGGTTGGTAGTGGAATTTTAGATATCCGGTGGGATGGTCCACAAATATTGTGGACTTGTGGTTACGATAGTGTTTTAAAAAGATGGGATCTCAGAACAGGCAAAAGtgaacaaaacttttttgatcCCTTCGGTTCCGTATTATATTGTTTAGACTATGATTATGTTAATACAATTATGACTGGTGTTAACATGCACGGTAGAATCGTATTATGGGATATACGACAAAGGAGAGCCGTACAG atgTATTATATGGAATCCTGTCGAAAAGGATATAATGGAAGTTCGCCTGTATATAGTTTGGCGTTTGATTCGGAATTTCTGTTTTCTACCACCGATAAACATTTGAATGTACTGAATTTTTCTTCGTACGACCAAACACATTCGAATGATTATACGTTTTTCTTTTAA